A single Lysinibacter sp. HNR DNA region contains:
- a CDS encoding UDP-N-acetylmuramate dehydrogenase: MTDPITIIPEPGRPGIFRELTTLHVGGEAADIWVALTSDDVVRMSTSAWESGTDWMLLAGGSNTVVADEGFDGSVILMRTTGINEVESGSPDVVRLRVQAGHSWDALVKHTVQRGYVGLEALSGIPGSAGAAPVQNIGAYGHELSEVLRSITFLDYETGAVSVVPAEELELGYRTSAIKQGRLGVVLSIDVELTRGKSAALSPSAPVLYGQLADSLGVSLGDRVSLAELRRSVLSLRQDKGMVLEEGNADSVSAGSFFTNPIVSEAFARELPSEAPRWPMQAEEEAVAVTPLADIAQGLPIRQVQLNPGPRHVKLSAAWLIENAGVSRGYSLPGSLAGISTKHTLAITNRGGATAEQVVQLARFVQQRVQAEFGVILQPEPHLIGLEL, encoded by the coding sequence ATGACCGACCCCATCACGATCATCCCAGAACCCGGACGACCGGGAATTTTTCGAGAGCTTACCACTCTGCATGTTGGCGGAGAAGCCGCAGATATTTGGGTTGCCCTGACGAGTGACGACGTGGTGCGTATGAGCACGAGCGCGTGGGAGTCCGGGACAGATTGGATGCTGCTTGCGGGCGGCTCCAATACGGTGGTTGCGGACGAGGGCTTTGACGGCAGTGTCATCCTGATGCGCACAACGGGAATCAATGAGGTCGAATCTGGTAGTCCTGATGTCGTACGTTTGCGTGTACAGGCTGGGCACTCGTGGGACGCCCTGGTAAAACACACCGTGCAGCGTGGTTATGTAGGGCTTGAGGCGCTCTCGGGTATCCCCGGTTCAGCGGGTGCGGCCCCCGTGCAAAACATTGGTGCTTATGGACACGAACTGTCAGAGGTGCTGCGCTCCATCACTTTTCTCGACTACGAAACCGGTGCCGTGAGCGTCGTTCCCGCGGAGGAACTGGAGTTGGGATACCGTACCTCCGCCATTAAGCAGGGACGCTTGGGTGTGGTGCTGTCAATCGATGTGGAACTCACCCGGGGTAAAAGTGCCGCACTGTCCCCCAGTGCTCCCGTGCTCTACGGCCAATTGGCCGATTCTCTGGGCGTGAGCCTCGGGGATAGGGTTTCGCTTGCGGAGCTTCGCCGGTCGGTTCTGTCCCTTCGCCAGGACAAGGGAATGGTTCTTGAGGAGGGGAATGCCGACTCGGTGAGCGCTGGATCCTTCTTTACCAATCCGATTGTCTCTGAGGCTTTTGCGCGTGAGCTGCCCTCCGAAGCCCCCCGGTGGCCCATGCAGGCTGAGGAGGAAGCGGTTGCCGTTACTCCCCTCGCGGATATTGCTCAGGGATTGCCGATACGACAGGTTCAGCTAAATCCCGGCCCCCGACATGTCAAGCTCAGTGCGGCCTGGCTGATCGAAAACGCGGGCGTTTCGCGCGGGTATAGCCTACCCGGATCGTTAGCGGGTATATCAACTAAGCACACCCTGGCAATCACCAATCGGGGCGGTGCCACGGCTGAACAGGTGGTTCAACTCGCGCGATTTGTTCAGCAGCGAGTGCAGGCGGAATTCGGCGTGATTTTGCAGCCGGAACCACATCTGATTGGGCTGGAACTCTGA
- a CDS encoding FAD-dependent oxidoreductase, which produces MTKLRLAIVGAGPAGIYAADLLVKGERDFDVSIDLFEHLPAPYGLVRYGVSPDHPRIKGIINALREVLDGGDIRYFGNIHYGTDITLSDLKKHYHAVIFATGAIRDANLDIPGIELPGSYGAADFVSWFDGHPDVPRTWPLEAEKIAVIGNGNVALDISRMLIKHADDLLPTEIPDNVYRGLKDNPVTDVHVFGRRGPTSVKFTPLELRELGEVRDVDMVLYEEDFEIHDPSAEAAIAGNKQVMVIDRVMRQWRERESGSASRRLHLHFYSKPVEIVSRDGVVSAIRYERMLPDGDGGVTGTGEIRELPIQAIYRAVGYFGSPVDGIPFDSERGVIPNNGGQVIDETGQVIPGVYATGWIKRGPVGLIGHTKSDAMETLSHLTQDRELWWTPEDPAEESVDALLDSRGIKYTTVEGWRLLDEHEIQRGQQSDRPRIKVVPRDEMIRISREED; this is translated from the coding sequence ATGACAAAATTGAGGCTTGCAATTGTTGGTGCTGGACCCGCGGGCATCTATGCCGCAGATCTTCTGGTAAAGGGGGAGCGCGACTTTGACGTGTCCATCGATCTCTTTGAGCACCTTCCCGCTCCCTATGGGCTGGTGCGCTATGGAGTCTCTCCTGATCATCCCCGAATCAAAGGGATCATCAACGCCCTGCGCGAGGTGCTTGACGGGGGTGATATTCGTTACTTCGGAAATATACACTACGGCACGGACATCACTCTTTCTGACCTGAAAAAGCACTACCACGCCGTCATCTTTGCAACCGGGGCGATTCGGGATGCCAACCTCGACATCCCGGGAATCGAACTCCCGGGTTCCTACGGTGCCGCCGACTTTGTGAGCTGGTTTGACGGGCATCCGGATGTTCCTCGTACCTGGCCGCTTGAGGCCGAGAAGATCGCTGTGATTGGAAACGGCAACGTGGCTCTCGATATCTCGCGCATGCTTATCAAGCACGCGGATGATTTACTGCCCACGGAGATCCCTGACAACGTCTACCGAGGACTCAAAGACAATCCCGTGACGGATGTGCACGTTTTTGGCCGCCGCGGTCCCACGAGCGTCAAGTTCACCCCCCTTGAACTGCGTGAGCTGGGTGAGGTGCGAGATGTAGACATGGTCTTGTACGAAGAAGACTTTGAGATTCACGACCCCTCCGCCGAAGCAGCGATCGCCGGGAACAAGCAGGTGATGGTAATTGATCGTGTGATGAGGCAGTGGCGTGAGCGCGAGAGCGGTTCGGCGTCTCGCCGCCTGCACTTACACTTTTACTCCAAGCCCGTTGAGATTGTAAGCCGGGACGGTGTTGTGAGCGCGATTCGATACGAGCGGATGCTTCCTGACGGAGACGGCGGTGTAACCGGTACCGGGGAAATCCGTGAGCTCCCCATTCAAGCGATCTATCGTGCGGTGGGATACTTTGGATCGCCGGTTGACGGCATTCCGTTCGACTCTGAGCGGGGTGTGATTCCCAATAACGGCGGTCAGGTTATTGACGAGACCGGACAGGTGATTCCCGGTGTATATGCCACGGGGTGGATTAAGCGTGGGCCGGTTGGGCTTATCGGCCACACCAAATCAGACGCGATGGAGACCCTGAGCCACCTCACGCAGGATCGTGAACTGTGGTGGACTCCCGAGGACCCCGCTGAAGAGTCTGTTGACGCTCTGCTCGATTCCCGCGGGATTAAATACACCACGGTTGAGGGATGGCGTTTGCTTGATGAGCACGAGATTCAGCGGGGTCAGCAGAGTGATCGCCCCCGCATCAAAGTTGTTCCGCGTGATGAGATGATACGTATTTCTCGCGAAGAAGACTAG
- a CDS encoding polyprenyl synthetase family protein: MTAFDEAEGFASPTTVLTPAEKELSDRVDGGLERIEDGLREDVAFASPVADAVARYLLEAGGKRIRPRLTLLASELGSGANENVIIAARAIEITHLASLYHDDVMDEAILRRGITAAHMTWSNNVAILAGDLLFARASKLISHLGERAIRLQADTFERLCLGQLHETVGPAPGEDPVEHYMGVLSDKTGSLISLAAQMGVVFSEAPSEYEKPVVEYGHKLGVAFQLIDDVIDLSPSSGETGKRAGTDLRAGVVTLPLLLLRKNAQNSVADATLLARIEEERAQALVAQEEGEPLPAENDVDFETVVTALRQHEVTRETQRVAERWGAEAIAALDVLPDGQVKQSLIKLADSVINRTH; this comes from the coding sequence GTGACAGCATTCGATGAAGCGGAGGGCTTTGCTTCCCCCACCACCGTTTTAACTCCCGCCGAAAAAGAACTCTCTGATCGGGTTGATGGGGGACTTGAGCGGATTGAAGACGGTCTACGGGAAGACGTTGCCTTTGCCTCGCCCGTTGCAGACGCGGTTGCCCGCTACCTCCTGGAGGCCGGTGGGAAACGAATTCGACCGAGGCTCACCCTGCTGGCCTCCGAGCTCGGTTCCGGAGCGAACGAAAATGTCATCATCGCGGCCAGGGCAATCGAGATCACTCATCTTGCGTCTCTCTATCACGACGACGTTATGGACGAGGCCATACTTCGGCGCGGTATCACGGCAGCCCATATGACCTGGTCTAACAACGTTGCAATTCTTGCCGGGGATCTGTTGTTCGCCCGTGCGTCCAAGCTCATTTCACACCTGGGAGAACGTGCCATCAGGCTCCAGGCAGACACATTTGAGCGCCTGTGCCTGGGACAATTGCATGAGACCGTCGGCCCTGCGCCCGGTGAGGATCCCGTTGAGCACTACATGGGCGTGCTGAGCGACAAGACCGGTTCGCTTATCTCACTCGCCGCCCAGATGGGCGTGGTTTTCTCTGAAGCTCCGAGCGAATATGAAAAGCCGGTTGTTGAGTACGGTCATAAATTGGGTGTTGCGTTCCAGCTCATTGATGACGTTATCGACCTCTCACCCTCCTCCGGCGAGACAGGCAAGCGTGCGGGAACCGACCTGCGGGCCGGTGTTGTCACCCTGCCGCTGCTTCTATTGCGGAAGAATGCCCAGAACAGTGTTGCTGACGCTACACTGCTTGCTCGCATCGAAGAGGAAAGAGCGCAAGCTCTTGTGGCGCAAGAAGAGGGCGAACCGCTGCCCGCCGAGAACGATGTTGATTTTGAAACCGTTGTGACCGCGCTGAGGCAACACGAAGTTACACGTGAAACACAGCGGGTGGCTGAGCGATGGGGAGCCGAGGCAATTGCGGCTCTTGATGTGCTGCCCGACGGTCAGGTTAAACAGTCTCTCATAAAGCTGGCTGACTCAGTTATTAACCGTACGCACTAG
- a CDS encoding class I SAM-dependent methyltransferase, with protein sequence MRPDSTKDAGVVSRMFDEVSPRYDLTNDLLSVGNSRLWRVSTARAVQPRKGMRVLDIAAGTGTSSVAFARGGAHVVAADFSPGMIAVGRARSAGIHNIDFIEANATDLPFGDNSFDVTTISFGLRNVDEPQKALAEMYRVTKPGGRVVICEFSRPTNTVIRETYYFYTQNVLPKIAGWVNGATDAYDYLNDSIREWPDQTTLASWIGQAGFERVEYRNLTCGVVALHRGFVPMGKTVREDNRDVAPGEKPELSKKSGTSKKFDSTKKSESSKNPESSKNPESSKKSEPGKKSEPNKKSTGSSKKSTGGHKKPAAAPKDANNKITDTRPGSVR encoded by the coding sequence ATGCGCCCGGACAGTACCAAGGACGCGGGAGTCGTCTCCCGCATGTTTGACGAGGTTTCGCCACGATACGATCTCACCAACGACCTCCTATCTGTGGGAAATTCTCGTCTTTGGCGTGTGAGTACCGCTCGGGCCGTTCAGCCGCGTAAGGGTATGAGAGTGCTTGATATTGCCGCGGGTACGGGTACCTCGAGTGTGGCTTTTGCGCGCGGCGGTGCGCACGTTGTTGCCGCTGACTTCTCACCCGGAATGATTGCGGTGGGGCGAGCACGTAGTGCGGGCATACACAATATTGATTTTATCGAGGCCAACGCGACCGATCTGCCGTTTGGTGATAACTCTTTTGACGTCACCACTATCTCATTTGGGCTGCGTAATGTTGACGAGCCGCAGAAAGCCCTCGCGGAGATGTATCGGGTGACCAAGCCCGGCGGGCGTGTGGTTATCTGCGAATTTTCTCGGCCAACCAACACGGTCATCCGTGAGACCTATTACTTTTATACACAAAACGTACTGCCCAAGATTGCGGGGTGGGTCAACGGCGCGACAGACGCTTACGACTACCTGAACGACTCGATTAGAGAGTGGCCCGATCAGACAACCCTGGCCTCGTGGATAGGGCAGGCCGGTTTTGAGCGTGTAGAGTACCGTAATCTTACGTGTGGTGTGGTTGCCCTACACCGCGGTTTTGTTCCGATGGGGAAGACTGTGCGAGAAGATAACCGTGATGTGGCGCCGGGCGAAAAACCTGAGCTGTCCAAGAAGTCTGGAACGAGCAAAAAATTTGACTCGACTAAGAAATCTGAGTCCAGCAAAAACCCCGAGTCCAGCAAAAACCCCGAGTCCAGCAAAAAATCTGAGCCCGGCAAAAAATCTGAGCCGAATAAAAAATCAACTGGCTCGAGTAAAAAGTCGACGGGTGGACATAAGAAGCCTGCTGCAGCCCCCAAGGATGCAAATAATAAAATTACTGATACAAGACCGGGTAGTGTGAGATAG
- a CDS encoding ABC transporter permease, with protein sequence MRSSNSAKNTTVPREGNAPRRGIPPLVRYLGIRLGLTALLMVGVTVVTFVLTNLVPADPVQAALGEQAASNPEIVAKFREESGLDKPLIVQYFTYLAHILQGDLGTSTQTRMPVAEELARAFPATIELALSAIVFSALIGVGLGLWAAMKRRTITDQVIRVVSLIGLSWPTFWLALVVYYVFFFVLGIFPGSGRLDPAAIPPPHVTGLYTVDSLLAGQWSTFVDAVYHLVLPASVLALYTIGLLTRFARSSVMEVLDMDYVKAARAKGLPRRTVIFGYVLRGALVPIITVLGLAFGALLSGTVLVEKVYSWHGLGEYSYAAATRLDLPAIMGVGLVVGVVYIGLNFLVDILYGVIDPRVRVS encoded by the coding sequence TTGCGCTCATCAAATAGCGCAAAGAACACGACCGTACCTCGCGAGGGTAACGCACCACGAAGGGGAATTCCGCCCCTGGTGCGTTACCTAGGCATCCGTTTGGGGTTGACGGCGCTGCTCATGGTGGGTGTGACGGTGGTGACCTTTGTCCTCACCAACCTGGTTCCGGCGGATCCGGTGCAGGCGGCGCTGGGCGAGCAGGCCGCGTCAAACCCTGAGATTGTTGCGAAGTTTCGTGAGGAATCCGGGCTGGACAAACCGCTCATAGTGCAATATTTTACCTACCTGGCACATATTCTTCAGGGGGATTTAGGTACCTCAACACAGACGCGGATGCCCGTTGCCGAGGAGTTGGCGAGGGCGTTTCCCGCGACCATTGAACTGGCCCTGAGTGCTATCGTTTTTTCCGCCCTCATCGGAGTTGGACTGGGGCTCTGGGCGGCAATGAAGCGCCGCACCATCACCGACCAGGTTATCCGCGTGGTGAGCCTGATCGGGTTGTCCTGGCCAACCTTCTGGCTGGCGCTCGTGGTGTACTACGTGTTCTTCTTTGTGCTCGGAATCTTCCCCGGTTCAGGACGGCTCGATCCTGCCGCTATTCCGCCGCCGCATGTGACGGGTCTCTATACCGTGGATTCCCTCCTGGCGGGTCAGTGGTCCACCTTTGTTGATGCCGTTTATCACCTAGTGCTCCCGGCCTCCGTGCTTGCGCTCTACACCATCGGGTTGCTCACGAGGTTTGCCCGCTCGTCGGTGATGGAGGTGCTTGACATGGACTACGTCAAGGCCGCACGTGCTAAAGGTTTGCCCCGGCGCACGGTTATTTTTGGTTACGTGCTGCGCGGGGCCCTGGTGCCGATTATCACGGTTCTTGGACTGGCATTTGGCGCTCTGCTCTCGGGGACCGTGCTGGTGGAGAAGGTGTATTCGTGGCACGGGTTGGGAGAGTACTCGTATGCGGCGGCAACCCGGCTTGATCTTCCCGCGATTATGGGTGTTGGCCTTGTGGTGGGTGTTGTCTATATTGGGCTGAACTTTCTTGTTGATATTCTCTACGGGGTTATTGACCCGAGAGTGAGGGTCTCATGA
- a CDS encoding ABC transporter substrate-binding protein: MNLSLRRALSVTSVLAATALFLTACAGGSPEGGGGARSLVVDASFDLKTADPNRQYETTGAIVAHALYETLLTFDGDDVTTPVDGLASYETNEDNTVLTLTMKGGAKFSDGSDVTVDDAVFSLQRVQGVQGNPSFLLDGVTVEKVDDSTLTLTSDEPNPALPFILPNPALSVVNQDVVEQNGGSATESDDAERFLNSQSAGSGPYQLESFDAASQVVLSVNPEYTGEKPAYDRVVLRNVAGPTQKLNVEKGESQVALDLNPDQVAELEGRDVNIISHASRYMIFLFLNQQESVSKVTSNPKFVEAVKHSIDYDRIVDLAGTGSVRPGGVIPSIFVGALTAGQGNQRDLEAAKTALSESGYSGEKVTLSFPNDITVQGLSLQSVAEAIQAQVSSIGINLELAPAPVATELDAYRGGTEQAGLWYWGPDFPDPSNYLVFAPGELVGLRAGWEAGADPVVTDLAAAARAAVGDERAPAYEAMQQQMNLSGPFVPLLQPAQNVVTVSSIVSVVTNPVWTVDLALIK; the protein is encoded by the coding sequence ATGAATCTGTCTCTGAGACGTGCCCTGAGCGTGACCAGCGTGCTTGCCGCAACCGCTCTTTTTCTGACCGCGTGTGCGGGAGGCTCCCCAGAGGGTGGGGGCGGTGCGCGGTCGCTTGTGGTTGACGCATCATTCGATCTCAAGACGGCGGATCCCAACCGTCAATACGAAACAACGGGTGCAATAGTCGCGCATGCCCTCTATGAAACTCTGCTCACCTTTGATGGTGACGACGTTACGACCCCCGTTGACGGTCTGGCAAGCTACGAGACAAATGAGGACAATACCGTTCTCACCCTCACTATGAAGGGCGGGGCAAAATTTTCCGACGGCAGCGATGTGACGGTTGACGATGCGGTCTTCTCCCTGCAGCGGGTTCAGGGGGTGCAGGGAAACCCCTCGTTTTTGCTTGACGGAGTGACCGTTGAGAAGGTAGACGACAGCACTCTCACCCTCACCTCGGACGAGCCGAACCCCGCGCTGCCCTTTATCCTGCCGAACCCCGCGCTTAGCGTGGTAAATCAGGACGTCGTGGAGCAAAATGGTGGCTCAGCAACGGAATCCGACGATGCTGAGAGGTTTCTGAACTCGCAGTCGGCTGGCTCCGGCCCGTATCAACTGGAATCGTTTGACGCGGCCTCACAGGTTGTGCTCTCCGTTAACCCGGAGTACACGGGGGAAAAACCCGCCTACGATCGGGTTGTCCTGCGTAACGTTGCTGGACCCACCCAGAAGCTCAACGTTGAAAAAGGCGAATCCCAGGTTGCTCTTGACCTCAACCCCGACCAGGTGGCGGAGCTTGAGGGCAGGGATGTGAACATTATTAGTCACGCCTCCCGCTACATGATCTTTCTCTTCCTCAACCAGCAGGAGAGCGTGAGTAAGGTCACTTCAAATCCCAAGTTTGTTGAGGCGGTTAAGCACTCGATCGATTATGACAGGATAGTCGACCTGGCCGGTACCGGCTCGGTACGTCCTGGCGGAGTGATTCCCTCGATCTTTGTGGGTGCCCTCACAGCAGGCCAGGGCAACCAGCGCGATCTTGAGGCAGCGAAGACTGCCCTCAGCGAGTCCGGGTACAGCGGTGAGAAGGTCACCCTGAGCTTCCCCAACGACATCACGGTTCAGGGACTCTCGCTCCAGAGCGTGGCGGAGGCCATCCAGGCTCAGGTGTCGTCAATCGGTATTAATCTTGAACTGGCCCCCGCGCCCGTTGCAACCGAGCTTGATGCGTATCGCGGTGGAACCGAGCAGGCTGGCCTCTGGTACTGGGGACCCGATTTCCCAGACCCCTCGAACTACCTGGTCTTTGCCCCGGGCGAGCTGGTGGGCTTGCGCGCCGGGTGGGAGGCGGGAGCCGACCCCGTTGTAACGGATCTGGCCGCCGCGGCCCGGGCAGCTGTGGGTGACGAGCGTGCGCCCGCATACGAGGCTATGCAGCAGCAGATGAACCTCTCCGGTCCCTTCGTTCCGCTGCTACAGCCCGCGCAAAATGTGGTGACGGTCTCGTCAATTGTGTCGGTTGTGACCAACCCCGTGTGGACGGTTGATCTTGCGCTCATCAAATAG
- a CDS encoding ABC transporter permease, with protein sequence MTADVLSVQARRKRRLKISPSFRTPLAIAGITIAGAWVLVAIFAPWIVPFNPLAQDFPRLQPPSAEHLFGTDQVGRDVFSRVLSGAQISLPLALMLVAASMILGGLLGAIAGYFGKAVDEVIMRTADLVFAFPTIILAMVIAAALGPSLTNAVIAMLIVSWPAYARVTRSLVLSTRGREYVIAGRLMGNGPFTSLRKDVLPNVLSPIFVLAMLDVGTAILLLAGLSFLGLGAVPPTPDWGAMVGDGVQQFSSWWIAAFPGLAIFTVVMAFNFIGDSLRDSLDPHTADSVQGRTM encoded by the coding sequence ATGACCGCAGACGTTCTGAGTGTGCAGGCCCGGCGTAAGCGCCGTCTGAAAATTTCCCCGTCGTTCCGAACCCCCTTGGCAATCGCGGGAATCACAATCGCGGGTGCCTGGGTGCTTGTGGCAATATTCGCCCCGTGGATCGTGCCGTTTAATCCACTAGCCCAGGATTTTCCGAGGCTCCAACCGCCCAGTGCGGAGCACCTTTTCGGAACGGATCAGGTGGGGCGCGATGTATTTTCGCGTGTGCTCAGCGGGGCACAAATCTCGCTACCGCTGGCCCTGATGCTGGTGGCGGCCTCAATGATTCTTGGTGGATTGTTGGGTGCGATAGCAGGATACTTTGGCAAGGCCGTTGACGAGGTCATCATGCGGACTGCCGATCTGGTGTTTGCGTTTCCCACGATTATCCTTGCGATGGTGATTGCCGCGGCTCTCGGCCCCAGCCTCACCAACGCGGTGATAGCGATGCTTATAGTGTCGTGGCCCGCCTATGCCCGGGTAACCCGTTCTCTGGTGTTGAGCACTCGTGGTCGTGAGTATGTGATCGCCGGTCGTCTGATGGGTAATGGCCCCTTTACCTCGCTGCGTAAGGATGTTCTCCCCAACGTGCTCTCCCCGATTTTTGTGCTTGCAATGCTTGACGTGGGAACTGCGATCCTTCTGTTAGCTGGGCTTTCTTTCCTGGGACTGGGAGCGGTACCCCCCACACCCGATTGGGGCGCGATGGTGGGTGATGGTGTTCAACAGTTTTCGTCCTGGTGGATTGCGGCGTTTCCCGGCCTCGCCATTTTTACGGTTGTGATGGCGTTTAACTTCATCGGTGATTCGCTGCGTGATTCGCTTGATCCGCACACGGCAGACTCCGTACAGGGGAGGACGATGTGA
- a CDS encoding AsnC family transcriptional regulator, with protein MSKKFDALDRRIIGALQINGRASWKTIAEVLGEPLRTVSRRGNELLQSRLVSVVGLAHYGYTSVIEVECDPLKMREAALSVSRYPGIVFAYVLASPSRLMVEAQQAETSVAALVHEAIPAIDGVREVSASPVLHYFRTVAGWHPSLLSEAETTRLASAVPRVEPGEPEFPPSETDRRLIELLVTDGRASLTELADAANLSQPTARRRLRSLLEEGFVSVRAIVDPVPLGFPVEAMLWIQVPPSSVMWVGQMIAEEPAVRYAVMLMGEFQILVHVNMRSLEHLRVFLTDSEWASTVLTVKTSLVTTPFMRGGVPVRGDS; from the coding sequence ATGTCCAAGAAATTTGATGCGCTGGATCGGCGAATCATCGGTGCGCTTCAGATTAACGGACGGGCATCCTGGAAGACGATTGCCGAGGTTCTTGGCGAGCCTCTTCGCACAGTGAGCCGCCGAGGCAACGAGCTTCTGCAATCCCGGTTAGTTTCGGTTGTCGGGCTTGCCCACTACGGTTATACCTCTGTCATTGAGGTGGAGTGTGACCCCCTGAAAATGAGGGAGGCCGCGCTCAGCGTGAGTCGATATCCCGGCATAGTTTTTGCGTACGTTCTTGCCTCCCCCTCCCGTCTGATGGTTGAGGCGCAGCAGGCCGAGACCAGTGTAGCGGCCCTGGTACACGAGGCGATTCCCGCCATTGACGGGGTGCGTGAGGTGTCGGCAAGCCCCGTTTTACACTATTTTCGCACGGTAGCTGGATGGCATCCCTCTCTTCTCTCAGAGGCAGAGACGACCCGTCTCGCATCGGCGGTCCCCCGTGTGGAGCCCGGTGAACCTGAGTTTCCCCCGTCAGAGACCGATAGACGTCTCATCGAACTACTGGTCACGGATGGGAGGGCCTCTCTCACAGAACTTGCCGATGCGGCAAACCTGTCACAGCCCACGGCCCGTCGCAGACTCAGATCCCTGTTGGAGGAGGGGTTTGTCTCGGTGCGGGCCATTGTCGACCCCGTGCCTCTGGGATTTCCCGTGGAGGCCATGCTGTGGATTCAGGTTCCACCATCCAGTGTGATGTGGGTGGGACAGATGATTGCTGAAGAGCCCGCGGTGCGCTATGCGGTGATGCTCATGGGTGAGTTCCAGATTCTTGTCCATGTGAACATGCGGTCACTGGAGCACCTGAGAGTGTTTCTGACCGATTCGGAATGGGCGAGCACGGTGCTCACCGTCAAGACCTCTCTGGTGACAACACCCTTTATGCGCGGGGGTGTTCCCGTAAGGGGTGACTCTTAA
- a CDS encoding isochorismate synthase, translating into MTLSGQATPHVRVQTTAASPHPSLIPHLDPQGPQLWMRNNNGIAGIGTLLRLEFTGPTRFTDAADAWRSIVSHATIDDQVQLQGTGLIAFGTFAFADSSATTSVLHIPRIVIGRNDTSAWVTQIRFAHEDSFDTIPQAIPLGESYRVSFRNGSMSPSAFSEAVSRATTRITAGELEKVVLSRELVGEFPLGADRRLPLAYLSREYPDCWTFSIDGLFGASPETLIEAQNGLVHARVLAGTTARGTTQEEDAFLAESLATSSKNIAEHKLAVGSVLETLKPYVSQVSANDHPFLLKLPNLWHLATDVNARLIDTTTSLDLVSAVHPTAAVAGTPTPLALQLIEELENFDRGRYAGATGWLDSMGNCQWAVTLRCAQICGDTITAYAGSGIVAGSEPEDELAETQIKFTPIVDSLTRGASL; encoded by the coding sequence GTGACTCTCTCCGGGCAGGCCACACCCCATGTACGGGTTCAAACAACCGCCGCAAGCCCCCATCCCAGCCTTATCCCCCACCTGGACCCACAGGGTCCTCAGTTATGGATGCGCAATAACAACGGCATTGCCGGAATCGGCACCCTGCTTCGCTTAGAATTCACCGGCCCTACGCGCTTCACGGATGCTGCAGACGCTTGGCGCAGTATCGTGTCTCACGCCACCATTGATGACCAGGTGCAGCTTCAGGGAACCGGACTCATTGCCTTTGGAACATTTGCATTTGCAGATAGTTCCGCCACCACAAGTGTTCTGCACATACCCCGCATAGTTATTGGGAGAAACGATACTTCCGCCTGGGTAACGCAGATCCGTTTTGCGCACGAAGATAGTTTCGACACGATTCCCCAAGCAATACCACTGGGAGAGAGCTACCGGGTAAGTTTCCGCAACGGCTCAATGAGTCCCTCCGCATTTTCTGAAGCGGTGTCCCGGGCCACCACACGAATCACCGCCGGTGAACTGGAAAAAGTTGTTTTATCACGCGAGCTGGTCGGAGAATTTCCGTTGGGAGCCGATCGCAGACTTCCCCTGGCCTACCTCTCACGTGAGTACCCCGACTGCTGGACCTTCTCCATCGACGGCCTGTTTGGAGCCAGCCCAGAAACGCTGATCGAAGCACAGAATGGTCTAGTACACGCCCGTGTCCTCGCGGGAACTACCGCGCGCGGAACAACTCAAGAAGAGGACGCATTTCTTGCCGAATCGCTCGCAACAAGCTCTAAAAACATCGCGGAGCACAAGTTGGCGGTGGGAAGCGTCTTAGAGACGTTAAAACCCTATGTCTCCCAGGTGAGCGCTAATGACCATCCTTTTCTTCTCAAGCTTCCCAACCTCTGGCACCTGGCAACCGACGTCAACGCTCGGCTGATAGACACAACAACTTCGCTTGACCTGGTTAGTGCGGTGCATCCCACAGCCGCAGTAGCGGGAACCCCCACACCTTTGGCCCTGCAGCTCATTGAAGAGCTCGAAAACTTTGATAGGGGTCGGTATGCCGGGGCGACGGGGTGGCTCGATTCCATGGGTAACTGTCAATGGGCGGTGACCCTGCGTTGCGCCCAAATCTGCGGCGACACAATCACCGCCTATGCCGGGAGTGGAATCGTCGCGGGCAGCGAACCTGAAGACGAATTGGCAGAGACCCAGATCAAATTTACCCCCATCGTCGACTCACTCACCCGAGGTGCGTCTCTTTAA